A genomic stretch from Candidatus Bathyarchaeota archaeon includes:
- a CDS encoding DNA primase, with protein MVQTQPGTAKYAIYARFEVDGVVERPDVIGAIFGQTEGLFGPELDLRELQKTGRIGRIEIKITSRRDRTYGKIVIPTSLDRVSVAIIAASLESIDRIGPCSAKVTLEKIEDLREVKKKQIIERAREILRKWEMEVSSDTDRLLRKLLEEARGYEVVKYGPEGLPAGPEAGTSDTLILVEGRADVITLLKAGIKNVIALEGVKVPESVIKLAKSKKKVIAFLDGDRGGDLILKELMQTVPITHVVRAPQGVEVEDLTPKEVLELLEKAEKIPGKAVEVSMEPVKAVIEELRNSLEAVVFDEEMKPIAKIPVSELANKLKNMDGVKAVVFDGIVTQRIVDIASEKGITLLVGCRISDIAKKPRGLRIMSFDEVSSS; from the coding sequence ATGGTTCAAACTCAACCCGGAACTGCTAAGTACGCTATATATGCTAGGTTTGAGGTCGACGGCGTCGTCGAGAGACCTGACGTCATAGGAGCCATATTCGGCCAGACCGAGGGGCTTTTCGGTCCTGAGCTAGACCTTAGGGAGCTTCAGAAGACCGGGAGGATAGGTAGGATAGAGATAAAGATAACGAGTAGACGGGATAGGACATACGGTAAGATCGTGATCCCGACGAGCCTCGACAGGGTTTCGGTCGCCATAATAGCGGCCTCGCTCGAGAGCATAGACCGGATCGGCCCATGCAGCGCTAAGGTTACGCTCGAGAAGATCGAGGACCTCCGGGAGGTTAAGAAGAAGCAGATAATCGAACGTGCCCGTGAAATCCTGAGGAAGTGGGAGATGGAGGTTTCATCAGACACCGATAGGCTGCTTAGGAAGCTTCTGGAGGAGGCTAGGGGCTATGAGGTCGTTAAATACGGCCCGGAGGGGCTTCCCGCGGGTCCTGAGGCGGGGACCTCCGACACGTTGATACTGGTCGAGGGTAGGGCCGACGTGATAACTCTCCTCAAAGCCGGTATCAAAAACGTCATAGCCCTTGAAGGCGTCAAGGTTCCTGAGAGCGTGATCAAGCTTGCGAAGTCTAAGAAGAAGGTCATAGCGTTCTTGGACGGCGACAGGGGTGGAGACCTTATACTCAAAGAGCTTATGCAGACGGTTCCGATAACCCACGTCGTCAGGGCTCCGCAGGGCGTCGAAGTCGAGGACCTAACTCCTAAAGAAGTCTTGGAGCTTCTTGAGAAGGCCGAGAAGATCCCGGGTAAGGCTGTCGAGGTCTCTATGGAGCCTGTGAAGGCTGTGATCGAGGAGCTTAGGAACAGCCTAGAAGCCGTGGTCTTCGACGAGGAGATGAAGCCTATAGCTAAGATACCTGTGAGCGAGCTTGCGAACAAGCTTAAAAACATGGACGGTGTGAAGGCTGTGGTCTTCGACGGTATAGTCACCCAGCGGATCGTCGACATAGCGTCTGAGAAGGGTATAACCCTGCTCGTCGGGTGTAGGATCTCCGACATAGCGAAGAAGCCTAGAGGGCTCAGGATAATGAGCTTCGACGAGGTATCCTCAAGCTAG
- the argH gene encoding argininosuccinate lyase — MEGDILRRGRIRGVKPPEVDRYTSSIEADKWIFEADLMVDKAHVVMLVEQGIIPLEDGLAIIEKLDEIGRMGYEEVTRGSFEDIHVAIETRLIEALGEDVGGRMHTARSRNDEVATCIRFALRRQLIGLLGELLELMKVLHSRSLEHLDAIMPGYTHTQHAQPVTLAHHLNAHLDSFERDFERILDAYRRVNLSPLGAGALATTGFPINRFRTAELLGFDGLVENSMDAVSARDFILETLSCLAILATHLSRIAEELVLWSSLEFGYAELPDEYSSTSSIMPQKKNPDTMELTRAKACRVYGNLAAALSMLKALPLTYNRDLQEVTPRLWDSVETVRSMLRIVSGALKNVEFKTEAMRIRVSEGFSTATELADLLVRRRGLAFRTAHMIVGALVSEALSRGLKPEQVDGKLLDEVSVRVYGKPMNLADEEVREALTPSKCVEVRKVVGGPSPETVREALEHRRKLIERLEKKLKNLEEKEHAVERRLAEAVEKLRKQLRA; from the coding sequence ATGGAAGGCGACATATTAAGGAGGGGTAGGATCCGGGGCGTTAAACCCCCCGAGGTCGACCGGTACACTTCGTCGATCGAAGCCGACAAGTGGATATTCGAGGCCGACCTGATGGTGGACAAGGCCCACGTAGTCATGCTCGTTGAGCAGGGGATCATACCCCTGGAAGACGGACTGGCGATAATCGAAAAGCTCGACGAGATAGGACGTATGGGGTACGAGGAGGTAACTAGGGGCTCTTTCGAGGACATACACGTAGCCATAGAGACGAGGCTTATAGAGGCTTTGGGCGAAGACGTCGGGGGGAGGATGCACACCGCGAGGTCTAGGAACGACGAGGTCGCCACGTGCATAAGGTTCGCCCTCAGGAGGCAACTAATCGGACTACTGGGTGAGCTTTTAGAGCTGATGAAGGTTCTACACTCCCGTAGCCTAGAGCATCTGGACGCCATAATGCCCGGCTATACGCATACCCAGCACGCGCAGCCGGTGACCCTAGCCCACCATCTAAACGCCCACCTCGACTCGTTCGAGAGAGACTTCGAGAGGATTCTAGACGCCTACAGGAGGGTTAACCTATCCCCACTAGGAGCCGGAGCCCTAGCTACTACAGGGTTCCCGATAAACCGGTTTAGGACGGCTGAGCTCCTCGGGTTCGACGGTCTCGTCGAAAACTCTATGGACGCCGTCTCGGCCAGAGACTTCATACTCGAAACCCTATCCTGCCTAGCCATACTGGCCACCCACCTAAGCCGGATAGCCGAGGAGCTGGTCTTATGGAGTAGCCTAGAGTTCGGGTACGCCGAGCTTCCAGACGAATACTCGTCTACCAGCAGTATAATGCCTCAGAAGAAGAACCCAGACACGATGGAGCTGACGAGGGCTAAGGCGTGCAGGGTCTACGGAAACCTCGCGGCAGCCCTATCGATGCTTAAGGCCCTACCGCTGACCTACAACAGAGACCTTCAGGAGGTTACGCCGAGGCTTTGGGACTCCGTCGAGACGGTTAGGTCGATGCTCAGAATAGTATCAGGGGCCTTAAAGAACGTCGAGTTCAAAACCGAAGCCATGAGGATTAGAGTGTCCGAGGGGTTCTCGACTGCCACAGAGCTCGCCGACCTCCTCGTTAGAAGAAGGGGCCTAGCCTTCAGGACGGCCCACATGATAGTCGGAGCCCTCGTCTCCGAGGCCCTATCCAGAGGGTTAAAGCCCGAGCAGGTTGATGGAAAGCTCCTAGACGAGGTTTCGGTTAGGGTCTATGGGAAACCCATGAACCTGGCGGACGAAGAGGTTAGGGAAGCCCTAACGCCGTCTAAGTGCGTCGAGGTCAGGAAGGTGGTCGGAGGGCCGAGCCCAGAGACTGTCCGAGAAGCCCTAGAACATAGACGCAAACTCATCGAAAGGCTCGAAAAGAAGCTCAAAAACCTAGAGGAGAAGGAACACGCCGTCGAGAGAAGACTAGCCGAAGCTGTCGAGAAGCTGAGAAAGCAGCTCAGAGCATAA
- a CDS encoding argininosuccinate synthase, with protein MEFKPPRRYDGETAVSAFSGGLDSTFVIVALKDVYGFKEVIPVLVDVGQGEEEIQTAYERAEKLGLKPIFIDAKKEFVENYVFKCIKANGSYEGYPIGTSMTRVLIASKCVEIANKRGIKYFAHGCTGKGNDQFRMEITAKYLNPEITVVAPIRELNLVRTVEEKYLREKYGIVPKPKRGELGGDINLWSHSIGSGQVEDLESQYPRDYIWVVPPEKAPDKPREVVIEYKQGVPVRVDDVEDPVEMILYLNRVGGENAVGRIDILEDGMIGLKSRELYEAPAATILLKTHADLEHLTLTKEQLRLKREVDRLWADMVYHAMWYHPLRRDLDAFIDSTQKHVNGTLWVRLYKGNVDIVKRESPSSLFVPELRSLKRRGFDQRDASGAVKIASLIYQLYGKLGR; from the coding sequence TTGGAGTTTAAGCCTCCTAGAAGGTATGACGGAGAAACCGCGGTGTCGGCGTTCAGCGGCGGTCTCGACTCCACCTTCGTCATCGTCGCTTTGAAGGACGTCTACGGGTTTAAAGAGGTTATACCTGTTCTCGTGGACGTCGGCCAAGGAGAGGAGGAGATCCAGACGGCCTACGAGAGGGCTGAGAAGCTTGGGCTGAAGCCGATCTTCATAGACGCTAAGAAGGAGTTTGTCGAAAACTACGTGTTTAAGTGCATCAAGGCCAACGGGAGCTACGAGGGGTATCCGATCGGGACGTCTATGACCAGGGTTCTCATCGCGTCGAAGTGCGTTGAGATAGCGAACAAGCGGGGTATCAAATACTTCGCGCACGGCTGTACGGGTAAGGGGAACGACCAGTTCAGGATGGAGATAACGGCTAAGTATCTAAACCCGGAGATCACGGTGGTCGCTCCGATAAGGGAGCTAAACCTCGTGAGGACTGTGGAGGAGAAATATCTCAGGGAGAAGTATGGGATCGTTCCGAAGCCTAAGAGGGGGGAGCTCGGGGGAGATATAAACCTCTGGAGCCACTCGATAGGGAGCGGCCAGGTCGAGGACTTGGAGTCTCAGTATCCGCGGGACTATATATGGGTCGTCCCGCCTGAGAAGGCCCCTGACAAGCCTAGAGAAGTGGTCATAGAGTATAAACAGGGTGTTCCCGTGAGGGTCGACGACGTCGAGGATCCGGTGGAGATGATCCTATACCTCAACCGGGTGGGTGGCGAGAACGCCGTGGGGCGGATAGACATACTCGAGGACGGTATGATAGGTTTGAAGTCTAGGGAGCTCTACGAGGCGCCTGCGGCTACGATACTGCTTAAGACACATGCAGACTTGGAGCATCTGACGCTGACCAAGGAGCAGCTCAGGCTTAAACGCGAGGTCGATAGGCTCTGGGCGGATATGGTGTACCATGCGATGTGGTACCATCCGTTGAGGAGGGACCTAGACGCGTTCATAGACTCGACCCAGAAACACGTCAACGGAACCCTCTGGGTTAGGCTTTACAAGGGTAACGTCGACATAGTCAAGCGTGAGTCGCCTTCGTCGCTCTTCGTACCTGAGTTGCGTAGCCTCAAGAGGAGAGGGTTCGACCAGAGAGATGCCTCCGGAGCCGTGAAGATAGCCTCGCTCATCTACCAGCTGTACGGTAAGCTAGGAAGGTAG
- a CDS encoding phosphatase PAP2 family protein, whose translation MRNWELARESIHIALCFTAVTLYNQLGLTVTSVLTVSIITAYLLNEYARIKGLRTPLTRLYNRLLVGEEVKQLALSPIYLGAATLALMNLLPIGEASAAVVVAGLGDGFAGLLRTVKGEREKPSWRLKTALAGFTLAALAASLYVDPYCLPVACLVAALMEMSLMRLDDNISVPVMSGLLIHLSTSTGFNKTLREAVETMDATVYTFFKQVPLTGLTGFLTTLDAVLPVLYLTLAFSGLREGRWRDSLKAVGLLAASTVLAQWAKVFFRKPRPPVSVKTGYSFPSNHAALAGVSVGYYRKARYLSALAYALSIATVVEILILGNHWFSDVVAGFLIGLFITLPIREIP comes from the coding sequence ATGCGTAACTGGGAGCTCGCGAGGGAGTCTATCCACATAGCCCTATGCTTCACCGCCGTGACCTTATACAATCAACTAGGCCTGACGGTCACATCGGTTTTAACGGTCTCCATCATAACCGCCTATCTTTTAAACGAATATGCTAGGATTAAAGGTCTTAGAACCCCTCTTACAAGGCTTTATAACCGCTTGCTCGTCGGGGAAGAAGTTAAGCAACTAGCCCTGTCGCCCATCTACCTCGGCGCGGCGACGTTAGCTTTGATGAACCTGTTACCCATAGGTGAAGCCTCAGCGGCCGTCGTGGTAGCCGGTTTAGGCGACGGATTCGCAGGCCTCCTAAGAACCGTCAAGGGAGAGCGTGAAAAACCGTCTTGGAGACTTAAAACAGCCTTAGCCGGGTTTACGTTAGCGGCATTGGCGGCCAGTCTCTACGTCGACCCTTATTGCCTACCTGTCGCATGCCTAGTAGCCGCGTTAATGGAGATGTCGCTTATGCGTTTAGACGATAACATATCCGTACCGGTTATGTCGGGGCTACTCATTCACCTGTCGACCTCGACGGGGTTTAACAAGACCCTGCGGGAAGCCGTCGAGACGATGGATGCAACGGTGTACACGTTCTTTAAACAGGTTCCGTTAACAGGGTTAACGGGCTTCTTAACCACCCTAGACGCTGTGCTTCCGGTGCTCTACCTGACCTTAGCCTTCTCCGGTTTAAGGGAGGGTAGATGGAGGGATTCGTTAAAAGCGGTGGGGCTTTTAGCCGCTTCGACGGTTCTAGCCCAGTGGGCTAAGGTTTTCTTCAGAAAGCCTAGGCCCCCGGTCTCTGTTAAGACGGGTTACAGCTTCCCGAGCAACCACGCGGCTTTAGCCGGGGTTTCTGTAGGCTACTACCGTAAGGCTAGATACCTATCGGCTCTGGCGTATGCGTTATCCATAGCGACCGTAGTCGAGATTCTGATACTTGGAAACCACTGGTTTTCAGATGTGGTAGCCGGGTTTCTGATAGGTCTCTTCATAACGCTACCTATCCGGGAGATCCCATAG